The nucleotide sequence TTTCCTGTTACTGTAACAACTTTTTCTATTAAAGGTTTTCCATTTACAACTGCTTCATAGATTGCTGCTGCTGTTCCTGTATTTTGTACAACAACACCAACTGCTGATGGAAGTTGTCCTGATGGAACTTGTCTATCTAAAATAGATTTAATAAGTTGTTTTTCTCCACCTTGTGGATATTTTGTTTTTAATGGAACAATGTTAATTCCTGTTCCTTCTGTTGCTTTTTTCATAGATTCAATAGCTTCTGGCTTATTATCTTCTATTCCTACATAAACATCTGGAACATTTAAAATCTTTTTGATGATTTTTATTCCTTCAACTATTGATTTTGGATTTTCTAACATAAGTCTATTATCTGAGTTTAAATAAGGCTCACATTCAGCACCATTTAAAATCAAACTATCTAACTTAGTATTAGGTGGAGGATTTAATTTTACGTGAGTAGGGAAAGTAGCTCCTCCTATTCCAACTATACCTTTTTCTCTGATAATATCAAGTAATTCTTTCTTATCAGCTGTTTCCCAGTTTGCAATTTTAGTTAATTCTGCCCATTCTTCTTTTTTGTCATTTTCAATAAAAATCGTCATAACTTTTCCAGATAAAGGATACACACGATTTTCTATCTTTGTGACAGTTCCACTTACTGGAGCATGAACAGGTACCGCCAAACCTTCTGCATCCGCAATTTTTTGTCCTTTTAAAACTCTGTCCCCTACATTAACAATAGGATTTAAAGGTGCCCCTATATGTTGTAAAAGAGGTACAAAAATTTCATTTGGTGATTCCAACTTTTCAATTGGTAAATGTTCTGTTTGTATTTTATTTTCAGGGGGATGCACTCCGCCTCTGAAACCAAAAAATTTCATCAAAAACACTCCTTTCATACATAGTTTATTTTCCACAAATTGATTTTAGCATATATATACAAAATTAACAAGTTTTTATTTTAATTTTTCTTTTTTCTTATTGTACTTTTGCATAGTTCTTTCTAAATTATGAACAGTTAATATGTCTATAATACATTCATTAAGTTTTTCTAAAAATTCAACTAGCTCTTTTTGTTCACTCTGACTGAACTCACCTAAAACATGTTCGACGGCATCTTCTTTTTTAGCTCCTATTC is from Fusobacterium periodonticum 1_1_41FAA and encodes:
- the rsxC gene encoding electron transport complex subunit RsxC, which produces MKFFGFRGGVHPPENKIQTEHLPIEKLESPNEIFVPLLQHIGAPLNPIVNVGDRVLKGQKIADAEGLAVPVHAPVSGTVTKIENRVYPLSGKVMTIFIENDKKEEWAELTKIANWETADKKELLDIIREKGIVGIGGATFPTHVKLNPPPNTKLDSLILNGAECEPYLNSDNRLMLENPKSIVEGIKIIKKILNVPDVYVGIEDNKPEAIESMKKATEGTGINIVPLKTKYPQGGEKQLIKSILDRQVPSGQLPSAVGVVVQNTGTAAAIYEAVVNGKPLIEKVVTVTGKAIKNPKNLKVAIGTPFSYILDYCGINRDEMERLVMGGPMMGLAQMTEEATVVKGTSGLLALTNEEMRPYKTKACISCSKCVSACPMGLAPLMFDRLAAAKEYEAMAGHNLMDCIECGSCAYICPANRPLAEAIKTGKAKLRAKKK